Within Bactrocera oleae isolate idBacOlea1 chromosome 6, idBacOlea1, whole genome shotgun sequence, the genomic segment TTATCAATGATTGGCAAgaccatggataaaatgatccgaaactcttttTTTTGCTAGTTGAGAGAGCCCATGATCtcggggtcggctttagaataataTCTCAGGATTTCGATAATAAAATggatatgggcggatagaggatgtTCTCCAGATACAGCCACCGTATGTAACAGTTTTGTTAATGTGTGAATAAATCTAATcgaacaataaattaaatattgatataaagttatttttacaatatttaatgtGAAATAACTGTGCACAAACGAATTAGCTACGCACATTAAATAGTTGGAATGTTCAACTTTAAACGCAAATATCTTGACcactctacatatatataaacttttcccgctgctatatctatatacatatattcttgatttgcAAAACATCCTCTATTTGCTCTGGATACTACATCAAGATTTTTCTGTGGAGATTGGAAATCGAGCAGTAAAACTcccttgaaataaattttttgtttggcaATATTGCTCCTGATAAGTTTACCTAGGTAACAATTATTGTCTGTGGCACCTGGATcttgaattttttgtataaattaaatttggcttgtatgcttatataaatatttggtaaatgtttagtttaggtcccccaactaaggagacctcaaaaatgaattaaagttaaaaaattcatcaCGATGCAGAGTATGTGTAAGtattaatatcacaataaaagtgcactaacattgatattttaatataaagtttcagAAACGTTTATGAAGAAGAGGAGTAAATACACCAAAAAAAACTAGAACACTGAGtggtttttcaaagaaaaaatttaaacaattaatttaaatgtatcacaattttttatttttaatgcatatttataaaaaaaaattaaaaaaaatagaaatattgaaaaaattcactttccgctcacggatttgtaatccacgcttaaaaataagacgatttaaaaaaaattcatttttgaggtctccttagttgggggacctaaactatacatttaccaacgTTTCTTTAATACTTGTGCGTATGCGAACTATACATATTAGTATAAACATATGAAAGGCTCATCAACACATCTACTTATGAAAAAGATCTATACAAGTTTATATATGCGAAAGTTGGTGGTTTTTATGAGATGTTCCTTTTCTATACTCCAGAATGTGCATAAAGAGAACGTATACAAAATATGATGGCGTTCTAACGAAACCGTCTTATTATTAGTGACGTCATTGTTAAATACACTACATTTCATCACTCAATATGTACATTCCAATATTAGTAGTAGCATAAATTCATGAACGATATCTATATTTAAGCCTTTCACACACTGTTTAATTCCATGTACTGAcctcaataaatatattataataataaatgtacaaaaaaatacGACCAATAGGGCTCACcacaaagtataatatttttaacaactgAAAATTACGATACATACGAAAGTTTTACAAAAGACAACTGAATATGAAAGTTGAATCCACAAATGTGGAACTcaggtatttatattttggtatttttgtCTTCAAATACATAGATGACATTAACCCATTAATGCATGTAGCTAATGACATGGTAAATACTTGAGTGGGAGACCAAATAATTGATGTTACTTTTTGATATGAAATAACTCATATCGATGCATCGCTATCatgatttaattatataagACGGTGTTTCTTCGGAGCGTGATTCgtctaacaaaaaatatttataatctgttttgtcaaaaactttttttgtttttttcattaatttccaatttatgttttgttaattttggatgaTTAACAATCTTACATTCTCattgattgaaattttaaaaattgtatgatgttgttgttgttgtagcggcagaattctgtcgagttgacagtccttggccggaataaacccgggtccgttccggttacgtagacccgactgtcgtgggaacggaaaaaaaatttttatgatcgTTATATAGTGTTGAAAacttatatttggtataaaattaaatttttggaattttttatgcAGAGCTATGATTTTGAAAGAATGGTCTTTGCAACGCTGGTTTTTCGTATTTACTTTATAATCATCTTTAGCTTATATTTCTCTAATATGATGTTCTTCTAAAAATAGATGCTAAATATTACATGAGAGAAGTGAAATCTCCgagagaaattttaataaattgttaaaagttATAGCGTTCCTTCATTCTGTGTGTAATGGAAACAGTTCTATTTTCTGCTTGTTGCGattagtttattgtttttttttacactgtATTCATTTAATATATGTTGTGAAGTGAGCTCCACCTTGTGTTTGTTTCTAATACAATTACATTATTCATTCGTTTTGTTGGATCGGAAAACCTGAGATGgttttttaattaactaaaaggaaaaaaagttctgtgcatacatacatctatatgtgaacaaatagcacttatttatttgaaaccCTAGAAGGTATTCGCAGAAAAAACTGTTTAAAAgatgtttttgtatttagaaATATAGACAACTTTTGATATAAATGAAAAAGTGAATACACTCTTGGTATTTTACTTGTGTCTAAAccaaatactttatatcatttTAATAAGCAGTATTGACGACTGAACATCTGCTACACCAAAAGATAAGCAGTTCGTTTGAAtcgcaaatattttaaacacgGAGGCGAAATATGTGCATGTATTAGCACAGATTTTTAGTAAGCAACTTACGTCATCGCTATTCGTTTTCGTTTTAAGCgttcttgaaaatatttgttttatatattatttattttagattctGCTGCATAAGAGCGAGCACAATTTGTTGAATCGTAAAATACCCATTTAAATAAAACGTTGCAAAAGTTACAAACAGAATGATTCACGTTGGCGAGAATTCTTGGAATCTACGGATTTTTATCACAGATTTGCGAATTGAAAAAACTTTACGAGTACGGGGCGATCAGCATATTGGTGGTATTATGCTGCAATTAGTTGAACCCGAAAACCCAAAAGATTGGTCAGACCATGCCCTTTGGTGGCCTGCAAAAAATGTATGGTTGACGAGAACCCGATCAACATTAGATCAGGTAGGTGTACAAGCGGATTGCGTACTCCACTTTACTCCAATGCACAAAACTCTCCGAGTGCAATTGCCGGATCTACGATATTTAGATTGTAGAGTGGATTTTTCTATTAAGACATTTGCATCAATAGTAAATTTGTGTAAAGGGCTCGATATTAGATATCCTGAAGAATTATCCTTCTGTAAGCCTATTGAACCCGAtcaccttaaaaaaaatttttcgaaattaccTCAAAAGGCAATACCAGTAGCAGACTCTGATGGGACAACGTATCTTCAACCAGCTCTAGATACAAATTCTTTTATTCCCATCAATTCTACATTCAATGGAAGCAATGGTAGTCTGGATAagcaacaaaatgaaaatttattgtgtGGTCCGGTATCCCCTTATGCTTCAACGCCTCGACGAGGTCCAAGTGGAACTGCTCCAAGTACTCCAATCAGCTCTCCAACAGGAACTTGGAAGCAAAGTAACAACGGTTACACAACAATTGATTCGTCTTCTAGTCTCGGTGACATTCAAGAGAATTTAGCATGCTCACCCAGATCTCCAAGTCCAGATGTACGCGCAAGACTTTTACGTCCGCGGACTTTAATAGAAAAAGCGAGAATGAATGTTGGATGGCTAGATTCTTCTCTTTCAATAATGGAACAAGGTATTCGCGAATATGATACCTTATGTTTACGTTTCAAGTATTATACATTTTTCGACATCAACCCGAAATACGATCAGGTGCGAATAAATCAATTGTATGAACAAGCCAGATGGTCGATTTTAAATGAAGAAATTGAGTGTACTGAAGAGGAGTCACTTATGTTCGCCGCTCTAcagtttcaaataaattttcaagcgGATTCACATTCGTCCAAATTAGATGTCGTAGATTCTGGCAATGGAGAAAATGGAACATACGATGACATTGATTCCGCACTTAATGAACTGCAAATTACATTAGAAGGGCCAAATGCT encodes:
- the Fit1 gene encoding unc-112-related protein, yielding MIHVGENSWNLRIFITDLRIEKTLRVRGDQHIGGIMLQLVEPENPKDWSDHALWWPAKNVWLTRTRSTLDQVGVQADCVLHFTPMHKTLRVQLPDLRYLDCRVDFSIKTFASIVNLCKGLDIRYPEELSFCKPIEPDHLKKNFSKLPQKAIPVADSDGTTYLQPALDTNSFIPINSTFNGSNGSLDKQQNENLLCGPVSPYASTPRRGPSGTAPSTPISSPTGTWKQSNNGYTTIDSSSSLGDIQENLACSPRSPSPDVRARLLRPRTLIEKARMNVGWLDSSLSIMEQGIREYDTLCLRFKYYTFFDINPKYDQVRINQLYEQARWSILNEEIECTEEESLMFAALQFQINFQADSHSSKLDVVDSGNGENGTYDDIDSALNELQITLEGPNATTEVNNITKIPELSDYLKFLKPRKFTLRGYKRYFFAYRDLHLHLYKTADDSRRGAPELTINLRGCEVTPDVNLAQGKFSIKLEVSPEGHTGPNSEVWIRCDTEEQYARWMAACRLASKGRSLADSSYESEVTSIRSFLSMQKPVQGIAVNVDPRSIDANDYLSPRMLRKASAKAGQRILEAHANVRKLSLIEAKLKYIEAWQSLPDFGVTLFVIKFDGHKKEELLGVAHNRIMRMDLNTGDHIKTWRYNTMKAWNVNWGIKCMMIQFHDETVVFSCQSADCKVVHEFIGGYIFMSMRSKENNQTLNEELFHKLTGGWA